From the Teredinibacter turnerae T7901 genome, one window contains:
- a CDS encoding cytochrome c oxidase subunit 3 — MEQKIDVYYVPAQSRLPFAASVGLFLTVYGLGNWLNQLQSSSDGNGQTLFVCGVLLLCTVLFIWFSTVINENLQGLNNAQLKRSYVWGMGWFIFSEVMFFSAFFGALWYIRNIALPELSNGPTSALLWNNFEAQWPLMTTPDMVVNNDTARMVGPDENMSNPGLTGWASWLPFWNTAVLLSSSVTVHIAHTGLKNNNKKQFNVFLAITVLLGIAFLTLQFEEYMHAYQHMGLTLNAGVYGATFFILTGFHGLHVSMGTFMLLVQLLRSVSKGHFSHDNCFGFEASSWYWHFVDVVWVALFIFVYVLG, encoded by the coding sequence ATGGAACAGAAAATTGATGTGTACTACGTCCCCGCGCAAAGCAGGTTACCGTTTGCTGCATCTGTAGGATTGTTTCTTACCGTCTACGGGTTAGGCAACTGGTTAAACCAGCTGCAGTCCAGTTCGGATGGCAATGGCCAAACCTTGTTTGTGTGCGGCGTATTGCTTTTGTGTACGGTGTTGTTTATTTGGTTTTCTACGGTTATTAACGAAAATTTACAAGGTCTCAACAACGCACAATTAAAACGCAGTTATGTCTGGGGTATGGGTTGGTTTATTTTTTCGGAGGTGATGTTTTTTTCCGCATTTTTTGGCGCGCTCTGGTATATACGCAATATTGCGCTGCCAGAACTTTCAAACGGCCCTACCAGCGCGTTGCTCTGGAATAACTTCGAAGCGCAATGGCCGCTCATGACCACACCGGATATGGTCGTCAATAACGACACCGCCCGAATGGTTGGTCCCGATGAAAATATGAGTAATCCGGGTTTAACCGGTTGGGCGAGTTGGTTGCCCTTCTGGAATACGGCGGTGCTGCTCAGCTCCAGCGTGACAGTTCATATCGCGCACACTGGGCTGAAAAATAACAATAAAAAGCAATTTAATGTATTTCTCGCCATCACCGTCTTGCTTGGTATCGCGTTTTTGACATTGCAGTTCGAAGAATATATGCACGCATACCAGCATATGGGCCTAACCCTGAACGCCGGGGTATACGGTGCAACCTTTTTTATCCTCACAGGTTTTCATGGTCTGCACGTCAGCATGGGCACGTTTATGTTGTTAGTCCAGTTGCTGCGTTCTGTGAGTAAAGGGCATTTTTCTCACGACAATTGTTTTGGTTTTGAAGCGTCCAGTTGGTACTGGCATTTTGTAGACGTGGTGTGGGTTGCGCTATTTATTTTTGTGTATGTGCTTGGCTAG
- a CDS encoding DUF3857 domain-containing transglutaminase family protein — MRLLFLILLLAAGSVQAAQTFTYGQFQYSFSDVPAWVKPAKTPKSRGKPQGQSTEYALIDTQVNAASQNFQRYKAFSYYLHTSQAVSENSELEITFNPEYQQLAIHQLQLIREGKTVNVLRPEIFRLLQKEEDLRNGIYHGAVTAVAIIPDTRPGDRLDYSYTISGRNPVYGNKIFGALNFGWGVDVGYSRLRVLVPRDVKLQTRVHDLELNYKKRRKGDTVEHTWEADSVAGRTDEGDYPPWFVRYPFIEYSEYTSWQEVVAWAEDLYGSVDANSAELDKLVKQLQKKAKTPREYALAALEFSQEQIRYLGLEFGENSHLPHSPAVVLENRYGDCKDKTNLLVQLLRKRGIDADPTLVSFDFGRGFTEFLPSPLAFDHVIVHAQIDGQQVWLDPTRTHQAGRIQDRGFLEFGKGLIINNERADPVAEIAPLEGQIDQIDVTETFSTARFDQPVKLRIESRYTGDQANYQRYFFNSNSVAEISDKFLNFYAKIYPNIRRNRAVTFDDNRAFNEFTIVEQYEIPEFFTAQDNLYSSTYYASAIEQYLVQPQTIRRESPAAIGQPKRVSHRIVVEFANDVELYIDSTPVVKQQPAVEYRSRSQLIGKRFEHRAQLWVKKSWVDSANMADYLALTKEIQQDIDFSLTLGYPANKKPSAAINALVDALQ, encoded by the coding sequence ATGAGACTCCTATTCCTAATCCTGCTCCTGGCAGCGGGTTCGGTTCAGGCTGCGCAAACGTTCACTTATGGACAGTTTCAGTATTCCTTCAGTGATGTACCCGCGTGGGTGAAACCGGCCAAAACGCCCAAAAGCCGCGGCAAACCGCAAGGTCAATCTACCGAATACGCGCTTATCGATACGCAGGTTAATGCTGCATCGCAGAATTTTCAGCGCTACAAAGCTTTCAGTTACTACCTGCATACCAGCCAGGCGGTGAGTGAAAATTCCGAACTGGAAATAACCTTTAATCCAGAGTATCAGCAGCTGGCAATTCACCAGTTGCAACTGATACGCGAAGGCAAAACAGTAAACGTACTGCGGCCAGAGATATTCCGTCTGTTACAAAAAGAGGAAGACCTGCGCAACGGCATTTACCACGGCGCTGTGACTGCGGTGGCGATTATTCCCGATACGCGCCCCGGTGATCGCCTCGATTACAGCTATACCATCAGCGGTCGCAACCCCGTGTACGGCAATAAAATTTTTGGCGCGCTCAATTTTGGTTGGGGTGTAGATGTGGGCTACTCGCGGTTGCGTGTGCTCGTGCCCCGTGACGTTAAACTGCAAACCCGGGTTCACGATCTCGAACTCAACTATAAAAAACGACGCAAAGGCGACACCGTTGAGCATACCTGGGAAGCCGATAGCGTAGCGGGACGCACCGATGAGGGGGACTATCCGCCCTGGTTTGTGCGCTACCCCTTTATCGAATATTCTGAATATACGTCCTGGCAGGAAGTGGTGGCCTGGGCGGAAGATCTTTACGGCAGTGTCGACGCCAACTCTGCAGAGCTCGACAAGCTGGTTAAACAGTTGCAGAAAAAAGCCAAGACTCCTCGCGAGTACGCGTTGGCCGCGCTGGAATTCAGCCAGGAACAAATTCGCTACCTGGGGTTGGAGTTTGGCGAGAACAGTCACCTCCCGCACTCACCCGCCGTAGTCCTGGAAAACCGCTACGGCGACTGTAAAGACAAAACCAACCTGCTGGTGCAACTGCTGCGCAAGCGCGGCATTGATGCTGACCCAACGCTGGTCTCTTTCGACTTCGGCCGAGGTTTTACCGAATTTTTGCCCAGCCCGCTGGCGTTCGATCATGTGATTGTACATGCACAAATTGACGGCCAGCAGGTGTGGCTGGACCCGACCCGCACCCATCAGGCAGGCCGTATCCAAGACCGTGGCTTCCTGGAATTTGGCAAGGGCTTGATAATCAACAATGAGCGAGCCGACCCGGTGGCCGAGATAGCTCCGCTCGAAGGCCAGATCGACCAGATCGACGTTACCGAAACTTTCAGCACTGCCCGCTTCGACCAGCCGGTTAAACTGCGTATTGAATCCCGCTATACCGGCGACCAGGCAAACTATCAGCGCTATTTTTTCAACTCCAATTCGGTGGCGGAAATCAGCGATAAATTCTTAAATTTCTACGCTAAAATTTACCCCAATATTCGCCGCAACAGAGCCGTAACCTTCGACGATAATCGTGCGTTTAATGAATTTACCATCGTTGAGCAGTACGAAATTCCAGAATTTTTTACCGCGCAGGATAACCTCTATTCGTCCACCTACTACGCCAGTGCGATCGAACAATATCTCGTCCAGCCGCAGACCATTCGGCGTGAATCTCCCGCAGCAATCGGCCAACCTAAACGGGTGTCCCACCGCATTGTGGTGGAGTTCGCTAATGACGTAGAGCTGTATATCGACAGCACCCCCGTGGTGAAACAGCAGCCCGCTGTGGAATACCGCTCCCGCAGCCAGCTTATTGGCAAGCGGTTTGAACACCGCGCGCAACTCTGGGTGAAAAAATCCTGGGTCGACTCCGCTAACATGGCCGACTATCTGGCACTCACGAAAGAAATTCAGCAAGATATCGATTTTTCACTCACCCTGGGGTACCCGGCCAATAAAAAGCCCAGTGCAGCGATTAACGCCCTGGTGGATGCGCTGCAGTGA
- the ctaD gene encoding cytochrome c oxidase subunit I, with amino-acid sequence MAHGPAPGFSRWLYTTNHKDIGSMYLWFSFAMFFIGGMFALVIRAELFQPGLQIVEPNFFNQMTTLHGLIMVFGAVMPAFVGLANWMIPMMIGAPDMALPRMNNWSFWILPFAFAMLISTLFMEGGAPNFGWTFYAPLSTTYAPASVTFFIFAIHIMGASSIMGAINIIATILNMRAPGMTMMKMPLFVWTWLITAYLLIAVMPVLAGVVTMMLMDIHFGTSFFDAAGGGDPVLFQHVFWFFGHPEVYIMILPAFGIVSAIIPTFARKPLFGYSSMVYATASIAFLSFIVWAHHMFTVGMPLFGEMIFMYATMLIAVPTGVKVFNWVTTMFRGSMTFETPMLFAIAFVILFTIGGFSGLMLAMAPADFQYHDTYFVVAHFHYVLVPGAIFSITAAVYYWLPKWTGHMYDELMGKVHFWIAFIGLNVTFFPMHFSGLAGMPRRIPDYNPLWADWNMISSVGAFLFGAAQVLFLYNVIKTIAVGRKATTAVWEGSHGLEWTVPSPAPYHTFTRPPDIADDDPHLVAGTP; translated from the coding sequence ATGGCACACGGTCCGGCTCCAGGCTTTTCCCGCTGGTTATACACCACCAATCACAAAGATATTGGTTCCATGTATTTGTGGTTTTCGTTCGCGATGTTTTTTATTGGCGGCATGTTCGCCCTGGTCATTCGCGCTGAATTATTTCAGCCGGGGCTACAAATCGTCGAACCCAATTTTTTTAACCAGATGACGACACTGCACGGCTTAATCATGGTGTTTGGCGCAGTGATGCCCGCGTTCGTGGGGCTGGCCAACTGGATGATACCGATGATGATAGGCGCTCCGGATATGGCGCTGCCACGCATGAATAACTGGAGCTTCTGGATATTGCCTTTTGCGTTTGCGATGTTGATATCCACCTTATTTATGGAGGGGGGCGCGCCTAATTTTGGTTGGACGTTTTACGCCCCGCTCTCCACCACTTACGCCCCGGCCTCGGTCACGTTTTTTATTTTCGCCATACATATTATGGGCGCGTCTTCGATAATGGGGGCGATCAATATTATTGCGACGATTTTAAATATGCGGGCGCCGGGCATGACCATGATGAAAATGCCGCTCTTCGTGTGGACCTGGCTGATTACCGCCTATTTATTGATTGCGGTGATGCCGGTGTTGGCGGGGGTGGTCACCATGATGCTGATGGATATTCACTTCGGCACCAGCTTTTTTGATGCGGCGGGCGGGGGTGACCCGGTATTGTTTCAACACGTGTTTTGGTTTTTCGGTCACCCCGAAGTCTACATTATGATTCTGCCCGCGTTTGGCATTGTCTCCGCCATTATTCCCACTTTTGCCCGCAAGCCGCTATTTGGCTACAGCTCTATGGTTTATGCCACGGCCTCTATCGCGTTTCTCAGTTTTATTGTGTGGGCGCACCACATGTTTACGGTAGGCATGCCGCTTTTTGGTGAGATGATTTTTATGTACGCGACCATGCTGATCGCAGTGCCTACCGGGGTAAAAGTATTTAACTGGGTGACCACCATGTTTCGCGGTTCGATGACATTTGAAACTCCGATGCTGTTTGCCATCGCCTTCGTTATTTTATTTACCATCGGTGGCTTTTCGGGGTTGATGCTGGCTATGGCGCCTGCAGACTTTCAATACCACGATACCTATTTTGTGGTCGCGCACTTTCACTATGTTTTGGTGCCCGGTGCGATTTTTTCGATTACCGCGGCGGTGTATTACTGGTTGCCAAAATGGACCGGACATATGTACGACGAACTGATGGGCAAAGTCCATTTCTGGATTGCCTTTATCGGCTTGAACGTCACGTTTTTTCCGATGCATTTTTCCGGGCTGGCGGGCATGCCCAGACGTATTCCCGACTACAACCCGCTGTGGGCAGACTGGAATATGATTTCATCGGTGGGCGCATTTCTTTTTGGCGCAGCCCAGGTGCTCTTTTTATACAACGTCATTAAAACCATTGCGGTTGGGCGCAAAGCGACCACAGCGGTGTGGGAAGGCTCCCATGGATTGGAATGGACGGTGCCTTCGCCAGCGCCTTATCACACTTTTACACGACCGCCGGACATCGCGGATGACGACCCCCATCTGGTTGCGGGCACGCCCTAA
- a CDS encoding cytochrome c oxidase assembly protein: MSDLREQRGIARSIGKSVALVIAMFLFATLVMPPLYTLFCDLTGLNGKTRGQATPVAAAVDTSRQVTVRFVSAKNDNMPWQFRPEDFSLKVHPGEQIVTHFFAQNPTANIMVGQAVPSMVPHNATDYFHKMACFCFNQQALGPGEAANLGLLFVVDQALPKAINTIILSYTLFDVTASSPQAVAEKNRQLQSVRTADTTHLIAHSP, translated from the coding sequence ATGAGCGATTTGCGAGAGCAACGGGGTATCGCGCGTTCGATTGGCAAATCGGTGGCCTTAGTGATTGCCATGTTTTTATTTGCCACGTTGGTGATGCCGCCGCTCTATACACTGTTTTGTGATCTCACGGGTTTGAACGGTAAAACCCGTGGCCAGGCAACGCCGGTCGCAGCCGCAGTAGACACCAGTCGGCAAGTGACGGTGCGCTTTGTCAGCGCGAAAAATGACAATATGCCCTGGCAATTTAGGCCTGAAGATTTCTCGTTAAAGGTACATCCTGGAGAGCAGATTGTTACCCATTTTTTTGCGCAAAACCCCACTGCGAATATTATGGTGGGCCAAGCAGTACCCAGTATGGTGCCGCATAATGCGACGGATTACTTCCATAAAATGGCGTGTTTTTGCTTTAACCAGCAGGCGTTGGGGCCGGGCGAAGCCGCGAATTTAGGCTTGCTGTTTGTGGTAGATCAGGCGCTGCCTAAAGCCATTAATACCATTATTTTAAGTTATACCCTGTTCGATGTGACCGCGAGTTCACCCCAGGCGGTAGCGGAAAAAAATCGACAGTTGCAGTCGGTGCGCACCGCGGACACGACGCATTTAATTGCCCACAGCCCTTAG
- the coxB gene encoding cytochrome c oxidase subunit II: MLKLSSRWFAWTSSVVLAAACCGVAAGEWPLNMTKGVTDVSHNVYGLHMTILFWCIGIGVVVFGVMFYSMAMHRKSMGAKAANFHESTTLEIIWTAIPLLILIFMAVPATSTLKQLYDTEDADLDILVTGYQWKWKYEYLGEEVSFYSNLSDASREQIYGPKEKSTDYLRDVDNPLIIPVGKKVRFLVTAADVIHSWWVPQLAVKRDAIPGYINESWTFVEEPGVFRGQCAELCGKDHGFMPIVVKAVPQAEFDTWLGEQRQAALAVAEAAKQHLSFDELYSQGESVYNARCAACHQPNGAGVPGVFPAIAGSKVATGALEKHLATVVHGVPGTAMQAFADQLTPVQIAAVITYQRNAFGNNMGDSLQPIDVVNFTQNQ; the protein is encoded by the coding sequence ATGTTAAAACTTTCCTCGCGTTGGTTTGCGTGGACCTCCAGCGTCGTGCTCGCTGCCGCGTGTTGTGGCGTTGCCGCGGGCGAGTGGCCGCTAAACATGACGAAAGGGGTGACTGACGTCAGCCACAATGTCTACGGTCTGCACATGACCATTTTATTCTGGTGCATTGGTATTGGCGTTGTGGTGTTTGGCGTCATGTTTTATTCCATGGCGATGCATCGCAAAAGCATGGGTGCAAAAGCGGCAAATTTCCACGAGAGCACCACGTTGGAAATCATCTGGACAGCGATCCCGCTGCTCATCCTTATTTTTATGGCCGTGCCGGCCACGTCTACCCTGAAACAACTTTACGATACCGAAGACGCGGACCTCGACATTCTCGTCACAGGTTATCAGTGGAAGTGGAAATACGAATACCTGGGTGAAGAGGTGAGTTTTTATTCCAACCTCAGCGACGCCTCCCGCGAGCAAATTTATGGTCCGAAAGAAAAATCCACCGATTACCTGCGCGATGTAGATAACCCCCTGATTATTCCTGTCGGCAAAAAGGTGCGATTTCTGGTAACCGCCGCCGATGTGATCCACAGCTGGTGGGTGCCGCAGTTAGCGGTTAAACGCGATGCCATCCCCGGTTATATCAACGAGAGCTGGACGTTTGTGGAAGAGCCCGGCGTTTTTCGCGGCCAGTGCGCGGAGCTGTGCGGAAAAGACCACGGCTTTATGCCGATTGTAGTGAAAGCCGTCCCCCAAGCGGAATTCGATACCTGGCTGGGCGAGCAGCGCCAGGCCGCACTAGCGGTCGCCGAAGCGGCGAAGCAGCATTTAAGTTTTGATGAGCTCTATAGCCAGGGTGAAAGCGTTTACAACGCGCGCTGCGCGGCGTGTCATCAGCCGAATGGTGCTGGCGTACCGGGTGTTTTTCCCGCGATTGCGGGCAGTAAGGTCGCAACTGGCGCGTTGGAAAAACACCTGGCAACCGTTGTTCACGGCGTGCCCGGCACTGCCATGCAGGCCTTTGCCGATCAACTGACACCGGTGCAAATCGCCGCGGTTATTACTTACCAACGCAACGCCTTTGGCAACAATATGGGCGACAGCCTGCAGCCGATCGACGTCGTTAACTTCACCCAAAACCAATAG
- a CDS encoding COX15/CtaA family protein encodes MSDIITLATPTQLHRRSKQTQSPTTKSTRAFVMLCAVAFSLALAVVTLGAFTRLADAGLGCPDWPTCYGHLWVPNEHHEIAAANEKFSATPVEVHKTWPEQLHRLLASSLGMVIFVLFIMACRRTQSPMRIAFSVALAILLASLFARIFLGAVMDIPVLLIFSGYFVLLSQRWRKYKGQATELCVTALLAGMVIAQGFFGMWTVTLKLWPQVVTAHLLGGFATLSVIWLLLQYCGFQYCAGWGWQRAGVTLSSGCLKNLRLLAGIALGCVILQVGLGGWTTSNYAALACPDFPRCQNQWWPAADFRHGFNMLQSVGPNYLGGQLEAEGRIAIHFAHRFGALGVTVAVLLLCGLLWRTGEPIVRRWSAMLIAALGLQISLGVSNVLLSLPLAVAVAHNAGGAVLLLMLVALNHRLWANNYGVNH; translated from the coding sequence ATGAGCGATATCATAACGCTGGCAACGCCGACACAATTACATCGGCGATCCAAGCAAACTCAAAGTCCGACTACCAAAAGCACGCGGGCGTTTGTGATGTTGTGCGCGGTGGCGTTTTCTCTGGCGTTGGCGGTGGTTACGCTCGGCGCATTTACCCGGCTGGCCGATGCTGGTCTCGGTTGCCCGGACTGGCCTACTTGTTACGGCCATTTGTGGGTGCCCAACGAGCATCACGAAATTGCCGCCGCCAACGAAAAATTTTCTGCAACACCGGTTGAAGTGCACAAAACCTGGCCGGAGCAACTTCACCGGCTGTTAGCATCGTCTTTGGGCATGGTTATTTTCGTGCTGTTTATTATGGCCTGCCGTCGCACCCAATCGCCAATGCGCATCGCTTTTTCCGTGGCTTTAGCAATATTGCTTGCAAGTTTGTTCGCCCGCATTTTTTTGGGCGCGGTGATGGATATCCCGGTGCTATTGATATTTAGCGGCTACTTTGTTCTGCTCAGTCAGCGCTGGCGTAAATACAAAGGGCAGGCAACGGAGCTGTGTGTTACCGCATTGCTCGCAGGAATGGTGATAGCGCAGGGCTTTTTTGGCATGTGGACGGTGACGTTAAAACTATGGCCGCAAGTTGTCACCGCGCATTTACTCGGCGGCTTCGCCACGCTTTCAGTGATTTGGCTGTTGTTACAGTATTGCGGGTTCCAGTATTGCGCGGGTTGGGGTTGGCAAAGGGCTGGCGTTACCCTGAGTTCTGGCTGCCTAAAAAATTTGCGGTTGCTGGCGGGCATTGCACTGGGTTGTGTGATTTTACAGGTGGGGCTCGGCGGCTGGACCACATCAAACTATGCCGCACTCGCGTGTCCGGATTTTCCGCGTTGCCAAAATCAATGGTGGCCCGCGGCGGACTTTCGTCATGGGTTCAATATGCTGCAATCAGTGGGGCCCAATTATCTTGGCGGCCAACTGGAAGCGGAGGGCAGAATCGCAATCCACTTTGCGCATCGGTTCGGCGCGCTTGGTGTAACCGTGGCTGTGCTGTTGCTCTGTGGCTTGCTGTGGCGTACGGGCGAGCCAATTGTGCGTCGTTGGTCGGCCATGCTTATCGCGGCTTTGGGGCTGCAAATTTCTCTGGGTGTCAGCAACGTACTACTGTCATTACCACTTGCAGTTGCGGTGGCGCACAACGCCGGTGGAGCTGTGCTATTGCTGATGTTGGTTGCGTTAAATCACCGGCTATGGGCGAACAATTATGGCGTTAATCATTAG
- a CDS encoding SURF1 family protein, with the protein MGQLRFVYSARLTTVCALVFPLLIVLGFWQLQRADEKASLEARWQLAQAQPAVDYREILDQTSPLRRVFAQGHFDTQRYWLLENKVYQGALGYQVIAPFKTSAGDWLAVNAGWVPANAYRNINPEVVLPTAQIRVTGNLRKPSDSAFIGEQQASDTWPQRLLEIDTEFMSRVYAVSGVTLLPFELQLDRDSPGAFSAVWQPINMPPARHRAYAVQWFAMAAALLVLWLISSVRRVPEQSPNSE; encoded by the coding sequence ATGGGACAACTGAGATTTGTCTACTCAGCTCGTTTGACGACCGTTTGTGCGTTGGTATTCCCGCTGCTGATCGTGTTGGGCTTTTGGCAATTGCAGCGCGCCGACGAGAAAGCCAGCCTGGAAGCGCGATGGCAATTAGCGCAGGCGCAACCGGCGGTCGACTATCGTGAGATTTTAGACCAAACAAGCCCGTTACGGCGGGTTTTTGCGCAAGGCCATTTCGATACGCAGCGATACTGGCTACTGGAAAACAAGGTGTACCAGGGCGCACTTGGGTATCAGGTAATTGCGCCTTTCAAAACTAGCGCGGGTGACTGGTTAGCGGTAAACGCTGGCTGGGTGCCAGCAAACGCATACCGAAATATAAACCCGGAAGTCGTATTGCCCACTGCTCAGATAAGGGTAACCGGAAATTTACGCAAACCCAGTGATTCTGCGTTTATCGGCGAGCAACAGGCGTCGGATACCTGGCCACAACGTTTACTCGAGATTGATACGGAATTTATGTCGCGTGTATACGCTGTTAGTGGTGTCACTCTGCTGCCCTTTGAGTTACAGCTTGATCGCGACAGCCCGGGCGCATTTAGCGCGGTGTGGCAGCCCATCAATATGCCGCCTGCGCGTCATCGCGCCTATGCAGTGCAATGGTTTGCGATGGCGGCAGCGCTGCTGGTGTTGTGGCTGATAAGCAGTGTGCGTCGCGTGCCCGAGCAATCGCCGAACTCAGAGTAA
- a CDS encoding MATE family efflux transporter produces MILSNISSPLMGMADTAMLGHLDSSLYLGSVAIGTNVLAFLFWMFNFLRMSTTSFVGRAMGANDHATLLVQLGQSLLMACSLGVILLLAQGVILPFALQLMAPNTKIAALAREYLQIRLFAAPAVFVTFVLMGFFIGLQNARVPLVITFVANGLNIGLDFVFIVLNDWASAGAAWASLCAEWSACLLAVAFAWRPLKALLNKHPALSLTMLFRLQDWRNLARLNGDLLVRTSLLLLVFNFFTAQSGHLGPEILAANAILMQLVLLQSFGLDGYAHAVEAMGAKALGGRDLHRFFAACAASTFAAIALALAVTLFFAIGKQPLIAMFTDLPGVADTVMQYYGWLLFIPLVSVWTYLLDGIFIGSGHTQLMRNAMLVCVFCGFVPLWFFTRGYENHGLWLSFTTFNFLRGASLAIAFYTLTARHKWF; encoded by the coding sequence ATGATTCTCAGCAACATTTCATCGCCGCTCATGGGCATGGCGGATACTGCCATGCTGGGTCACCTGGACTCCTCTCTCTACTTGGGTTCAGTGGCGATTGGCACCAATGTCTTGGCGTTTCTGTTTTGGATGTTCAATTTTTTGCGCATGAGTACCACCAGTTTTGTGGGGCGCGCCATGGGTGCCAACGACCACGCCACTTTATTAGTCCAACTTGGCCAGAGCCTGCTGATGGCCTGTTCTCTAGGCGTTATTCTGCTCCTGGCACAGGGAGTTATTTTGCCTTTCGCCCTTCAACTAATGGCACCAAATACCAAGATCGCAGCGCTCGCCCGCGAGTACTTGCAGATCCGCCTGTTCGCAGCGCCAGCGGTCTTTGTTACCTTCGTGTTGATGGGTTTTTTTATTGGGCTGCAAAACGCGCGTGTACCGCTGGTCATCACTTTTGTGGCTAACGGTCTGAACATTGGCTTGGATTTTGTTTTCATCGTTCTGAACGATTGGGCAAGCGCGGGCGCTGCCTGGGCGTCGCTATGTGCAGAGTGGTCAGCGTGTTTGCTTGCCGTTGCATTTGCCTGGCGCCCCCTGAAAGCGCTACTTAACAAACACCCTGCACTGAGTCTCACCATGCTGTTTCGTCTGCAGGATTGGCGAAACCTGGCTCGCTTGAATGGCGACCTCCTCGTGCGCACCAGCCTGTTGTTACTGGTGTTTAATTTTTTCACTGCACAAAGTGGCCACTTGGGGCCAGAAATTCTTGCCGCCAACGCAATACTTATGCAATTGGTGCTGCTGCAGTCTTTTGGCCTGGACGGTTACGCTCACGCGGTTGAAGCCATGGGCGCCAAGGCGCTGGGCGGGCGCGATCTACATCGGTTTTTCGCGGCCTGTGCGGCTTCTACTTTCGCAGCAATTGCGCTGGCGTTGGCGGTCACCCTGTTTTTCGCAATCGGTAAGCAACCATTAATTGCGATGTTTACCGATCTACCTGGGGTCGCCGATACGGTGATGCAGTACTACGGTTGGCTGCTGTTTATTCCACTGGTGAGTGTGTGGACCTATTTGTTAGATGGAATTTTTATAGGCTCTGGCCACACCCAGCTTATGCGAAACGCCATGCTGGTATGTGTGTTCTGCGGGTTCGTACCGCTCTGGTTCTTTACACGTGGTTACGAAAATCACGGTCTCTGGTTGAGTTTTACAACCTTTAACTTTTTGCGCGGGGCAAGCCTGGCAATCGCCTTCTATACTCTAACGGCGAGGCACAAATGGTTCTAA
- a CDS encoding DUF2909 domain-containing protein has protein sequence MSPTVLKIIVVALLLAVIASLTSSLVFLLRDSGNTSAKRTLYTLGIRVALATALLATIGYGIHSGKLGNTAPWAHSATPTVSSKTP, from the coding sequence ATGAGTCCAACGGTGTTAAAAATTATTGTGGTAGCGCTGTTACTGGCTGTCATCGCAAGTCTCACCAGCAGTTTAGTTTTCTTATTGCGCGATTCGGGCAATACGTCTGCCAAACGTACGCTCTATACGCTGGGTATTCGCGTTGCGTTGGCCACCGCACTTCTCGCCACCATCGGCTATGGTATTCACTCCGGCAAGCTCGGCAATACCGCGCCCTGGGCACACTCGGCCACACCGACCGTATCCTCAAAAACCCCATAA
- a CDS encoding glutathione S-transferase family protein, with product MKLVIGNKNYSSWSLRPWLLLRHFSLPFDELPISLGETQLSEHLRQFSPSARVPVLVDGHTTVWDSLAICEYINEQYLEGRGWPRPAAARAKARAVVAEMHAGFAALRSEMPMNCRALRRVELSDAAKRDIARIDEIWSQTQHQELGSWLFGSFSIADCFFAPVAFRIQTYGVHLSQPASEYCEHLLNHNGMRAWKAAALEEKEIVLDDEVGEDILPSIKACS from the coding sequence GTGAAACTCGTGATTGGAAATAAAAATTACTCCAGCTGGTCCCTGCGGCCCTGGTTGCTGTTGCGGCATTTTTCACTGCCGTTTGATGAACTGCCCATTTCGTTGGGGGAAACACAATTGTCGGAACACCTGCGCCAGTTTTCACCTTCAGCGCGAGTGCCCGTACTGGTCGACGGCCACACCACCGTGTGGGACAGCCTGGCTATTTGTGAATACATTAACGAGCAATACCTGGAAGGCCGGGGCTGGCCGCGACCGGCGGCCGCCCGGGCGAAAGCGCGCGCGGTAGTCGCCGAAATGCATGCAGGCTTTGCCGCGTTGCGCAGCGAAATGCCAATGAACTGCCGGGCGTTGCGACGGGTAGAATTGTCGGATGCCGCCAAGCGGGACATAGCGCGCATTGATGAAATATGGTCGCAAACGCAGCACCAGGAATTAGGCAGTTGGTTATTTGGCAGCTTCAGTATTGCCGATTGCTTCTTCGCGCCGGTGGCGTTTCGTATCCAGACTTACGGCGTTCACCTCTCGCAACCTGCCAGCGAATACTGCGAGCACCTGTTGAATCACAACGGCATGCGAGCCTGGAAAGCGGCTGCGTTGGAAGAAAAAGAAATAGTCCTCGATGACGAAGTGGGAGAGGATATTCTTCCCTCGATTAAAGCCTGTAGCTAA